From a region of the Limibacillus sp. genome:
- a CDS encoding CinA family protein, translating into MFSNTLKDDAQALLVAAEKAGLTIAAAESCTGGLVTGLLTALPGSSAVVERGFVTYSNEAKTQMLGVPAETIAAVGAVSEEVCAAMLTGVLANSPADLAVAITGVAGPGGGSAEKPVGLVYVGVASRSGALDVTRNLFDGDREAVRVASIARAIALLRALIPA; encoded by the coding sequence ATGTTTTCCAATACTTTAAAAGACGATGCTCAAGCGCTGTTGGTGGCTGCCGAGAAGGCAGGCCTGACCATCGCAGCCGCCGAAAGCTGCACGGGCGGGCTGGTGACCGGGCTGCTCACCGCCCTGCCCGGCTCTTCGGCGGTGGTCGAGCGGGGGTTCGTCACCTACTCCAACGAAGCCAAGACCCAGATGCTGGGCGTGCCGGCCGAGACGATCGCCGCCGTGGGCGCCGTCAGCGAAGAGGTCTGCGCCGCCATGCTTACCGGTGTGCTGGCCAACAGCCCCGCCGATCTGGCCGTCGCGATCACCGGCGTCGCCGGGCCGGGCGGCGGCTCGGCGGAGAAACCGGTCGGGCTCGTCTATGTCGGGGTGGCCAGTCGCAGCGGCGCGCTCGACGTGACCCGGAACCTTTTCGACGGCGACCGCGAGGCGGTGCGGGTCGCCTCGATCGCCAGGGCCATCGCGCTGCTGCGCGCTCTCATCCCCGCGTGA
- a CDS encoding phosphatidylglycerophosphatase A, which produces MTSGKKLPFFHPVSLLATWFGSGLMPFAPGTWGSFAALPFAALIAWQLGPVALLVASLLAYLIGIWASDRYARSLELKDPGAVVIDEVAGQWLTLVPVCLDPLGFLAGFFFFRLFDVLKTWPANVLERRLPGGLGIMSDDMVAGLYGAIATALLMTLFGRDICFPIL; this is translated from the coding sequence ATGACCAGCGGCAAGAAACTTCCCTTCTTCCACCCCGTCAGCCTCTTGGCGACCTGGTTCGGCAGCGGGCTCATGCCTTTTGCTCCCGGCACCTGGGGCTCGTTCGCCGCCCTGCCCTTCGCCGCGCTCATCGCATGGCAACTGGGGCCGGTCGCCCTGCTCGTCGCTTCCCTCCTCGCCTACCTGATCGGCATCTGGGCTTCGGACCGTTATGCCCGGTCGCTGGAGCTGAAGGATCCCGGCGCGGTGGTGATCGACGAGGTGGCGGGACAGTGGCTGACGCTTGTCCCGGTCTGCCTGGACCCGCTGGGCTTTCTGGCCGGGTTCTTCTTCTTCAGGCTTTTCGACGTGCTGAAGACCTGGCCCGCCAACGTCCTGGAGCGCCGCCTGCCCGGCGGCCTGGGCATCATGAGCGACGACATGGTCGCCGGTCTCTATGGCGCCATCGCAACTGCTCTCCTCATGACATTGTTCGGTAGAGATATATGTTTTCCAATACTTTAA